In Asanoa sp. WMMD1127, one genomic interval encodes:
- a CDS encoding NADPH:quinone reductase, with amino-acid sequence MRAAWYDRQGPAREVLQVGELPDPTPGEGEVRVRVSVSGIHVGDIGKRQGWWGSTMPFPRVVPHGDGAGTIDAVGPGVDPARVGERVWVYLAQSYRPFGTAADYTVVPAHHAVPLPAAVPDEQAAGLGIPGITGHRAIFADGPVTGQRIVVTGGLGAVGRAAMAVARRGGATVIATVRSADQIDEALAAGAHHAVDTAGGDVAARILEATGGEPVDRVAELAFDANLATNLEILRYNGVVATYATRDAQPRIPYWELGFRNITIRFLSNDDFPEAANEAAATDLTAALVAGDLRYPIEARLPLADIAEAHELLERGSARGRVVLDLLTS; translated from the coding sequence ATGCGGGCCGCGTGGTACGACCGGCAGGGGCCGGCCCGCGAGGTGCTCCAGGTCGGCGAGCTGCCCGACCCGACGCCAGGCGAGGGCGAGGTTCGGGTGCGGGTGTCCGTTTCCGGCATCCACGTCGGCGACATCGGCAAACGGCAGGGTTGGTGGGGCTCGACCATGCCGTTCCCCCGCGTCGTGCCGCACGGCGACGGCGCCGGCACCATCGACGCGGTCGGGCCGGGCGTCGACCCGGCTCGCGTCGGCGAGCGGGTCTGGGTCTACCTCGCCCAGTCCTACCGGCCGTTCGGCACCGCCGCCGACTACACGGTCGTCCCGGCCCACCACGCCGTCCCGTTGCCGGCCGCCGTGCCGGACGAGCAGGCCGCCGGGCTCGGCATCCCCGGCATCACCGGCCACCGGGCGATCTTCGCGGACGGCCCGGTCACCGGGCAGCGGATCGTCGTCACGGGCGGTCTCGGCGCGGTCGGCCGGGCCGCGATGGCCGTGGCCCGCCGGGGCGGTGCGACGGTGATCGCCACCGTGCGCAGCGCCGACCAGATCGACGAGGCGCTGGCGGCCGGGGCGCACCACGCCGTCGACACCGCCGGCGGCGACGTGGCCGCCCGCATCCTGGAAGCCACGGGCGGCGAGCCGGTCGACCGGGTGGCCGAGCTCGCGTTCGACGCCAACCTGGCCACCAACCTGGAGATCCTGCGCTACAACGGCGTCGTCGCCACCTACGCGACCCGCGACGCGCAGCCGCGGATCCCGTACTGGGAGCTGGGTTTCCGGAACATCACCATCCGGTTCCTCAGCAACGACGACTTCCCGGAAGCGGCCAACGAGGCCGCCGCGACGGACCTGACCGCGGCCCTGGTCGCCGGGGACCTGCGCTACCCGATCGAAGCCCGGCTGCCGCTGGCCGACATCGCGGAGGCGCACGAGCTGCTCGAGCGGGGTTCGGCCCGGGGGCGCGTCGTCCTGGACCTGCTAACGTCGTGA
- a CDS encoding glycoside hydrolase domain-containing protein, producing MRRTVARVVGLVVAAVGWLVVPAAGPAVAAVAPQPGTFVGRGFDTCTAPSQSAMNAWRASSPYRAVGIYISGASRSCAQPNLTATWVANQVANGWRLIPIELGYQAPCGTRTPKMSANPATARTQGGTAADSAVNAARALGIGAGSTIYNDIEHYPTNASCKAAVLSFLSGWTQRLHTRGYLSGMYSSGSSGIRDVCDAYHDPAYTRLDQLWIAWWNGVADTDAGNYCPDDYYANHQRLHQYAGEVTETWGGVTIHIDRNYLDVSNAAGPPPGEEWSVTVDNTGPGFTASANWGTSAFSAQRFGADYRFANPVSQSDVAWYAATTPATGSYAVDVWYPADAGYNNLAPYIVATTTGNQSVTVNQRVGGGQWVSLGVFTLPAGAGNKVGVSRWTSGTGYVVADAVRLTRL from the coding sequence ATGCGCAGGACCGTCGCGCGGGTGGTGGGGTTGGTGGTCGCCGCCGTCGGGTGGTTGGTGGTGCCGGCGGCGGGGCCGGCGGTGGCGGCCGTGGCGCCGCAACCCGGCACGTTCGTCGGGCGCGGGTTCGACACCTGCACCGCGCCGTCGCAGTCGGCGATGAACGCCTGGCGGGCCAGTTCGCCCTACCGCGCCGTCGGGATCTACATCAGCGGGGCCAGCCGGTCCTGCGCACAACCGAACCTCACCGCCACCTGGGTCGCCAACCAGGTCGCCAACGGGTGGCGGCTGATCCCGATCGAGCTGGGCTACCAGGCGCCGTGCGGCACGCGTACGCCGAAGATGTCCGCCAATCCCGCCACGGCCCGCACCCAGGGTGGCACCGCCGCCGACAGCGCCGTGAACGCCGCGCGCGCCCTGGGGATCGGGGCCGGCAGCACCATCTACAACGACATCGAGCACTACCCGACCAACGCGTCCTGCAAGGCGGCGGTGCTGTCGTTCCTGTCGGGCTGGACGCAGCGGCTGCACACCCGCGGCTACCTCTCCGGCATGTACTCCAGCGGCTCGTCCGGCATCCGCGACGTCTGCGACGCCTACCACGACCCGGCCTACACCCGGCTCGACCAGCTCTGGATCGCCTGGTGGAACGGGGTCGCGGACACCGACGCGGGCAACTACTGCCCGGACGACTACTACGCCAACCACCAGCGCCTCCACCAGTACGCCGGTGAGGTGACCGAGACCTGGGGCGGCGTGACCATCCACATCGACCGCAACTACCTCGACGTCAGCAACGCGGCGGGCCCGCCGCCGGGGGAGGAGTGGAGCGTCACGGTCGACAACACCGGGCCGGGCTTCACCGCCAGCGCCAACTGGGGCACGTCGGCGTTCTCGGCTCAGCGGTTCGGCGCCGACTACCGCTTCGCGAACCCGGTGTCGCAGAGCGACGTCGCCTGGTACGCGGCCACCACGCCCGCCACGGGCTCGTACGCCGTCGACGTCTGGTATCCGGCCGACGCCGGCTACAACAACCTGGCGCCGTACATCGTGGCCACCACGACCGGCAACCAGTCCGTCACCGTCAACCAGCGGGTGGGCGGCGGCCAGTGGGTGTCGCTGGGCGTCTTCACGCTCCCGGCCGGCGCCGGCAACAAGGTGGGTGTGAGCCGCTGGACGAGCGGCACCGGCTACGTCGTCGCCGACGCGGTGCGGCTCACCCGGCTGTGA
- a CDS encoding helix-turn-helix domain-containing protein produces MPGNEALREFLRARRARLTPDEVGIPNGHKPRRVTGLRREEVAQLVDVSVDYYTRLEQGRVAPSDDILVRVGHALRLTADEQAHLVTLVRGTPGQGGADPYELRPQLRWILDAIPTPAFVLGRCLSIVGTNAAARRLLVDFDARPPATATTPAGFSSTRWPASVTSTGTPWPATTWRHCAARSASSPTDPELCALVEELSAASPEFAGWWSAHDVVQHRWGHKRYRHPEVGDITVTYEAFPVSGTDDQIFYVYGTEPGSASAAAMERLLT; encoded by the coding sequence ATGCCCGGTAACGAGGCATTGCGCGAGTTCCTGCGCGCGCGGCGGGCCCGTCTCACGCCGGACGAGGTCGGGATTCCCAACGGGCACAAGCCGCGGCGCGTCACCGGGCTGCGGCGCGAGGAGGTCGCCCAGCTCGTCGACGTCAGCGTCGACTACTACACGCGGCTGGAACAGGGCCGTGTCGCGCCGTCCGACGACATCCTGGTGCGGGTCGGTCACGCGCTGCGGCTCACCGCGGACGAACAGGCCCACCTGGTGACCCTGGTCCGCGGCACGCCCGGCCAGGGCGGGGCCGATCCCTATGAACTGCGCCCGCAGCTGCGCTGGATCCTCGACGCGATCCCTACCCCGGCGTTCGTGCTGGGCCGCTGCCTGTCCATCGTGGGCACCAACGCGGCGGCGCGCCGGCTGCTGGTCGACTTCGACGCGCGGCCCCCCGCGACCGCAACCACGCCCGCTGGGTTTTCCTCGACCCGCTGGCCCGCGAGCGTTACCTCGACTGGGACGCCGTGGCCCGCGACAACGTGGCGTCACTGCGCCGCCAGGTCGGCCTCTTCCCCCACCGACCCGGAGCTGTGCGCGCTGGTCGAGGAGCTGTCGGCCGCGTCGCCCGAGTTCGCGGGCTGGTGGTCGGCGCACGACGTGGTGCAGCACCGCTGGGGACACAAGCGCTACCGGCATCCGGAGGTCGGCGACATCACCGTGACCTACGAGGCGTTCCCGGTCTCCGGCACCGACGACCAGATCTTCTACGTCTACGGCACCGAGCCGGGATCCGCGTCCGCCGCGGCGATGGAGCGGCTGCTGACGTAA
- a CDS encoding LuxR C-terminal-related transcriptional regulator yields MTILRTADDRAWVRAVAAEVGALRGRPLADAAIAAIGARLHTDLATYAELDLGTLRLPDLAADRPVDRALVRQMHDQLTAHPLFAATVRGSHPFPGPPLQVTDVLPERRWRQHALYREILAPQGIGLHTVALVVGSPPVLRFYQFNRDRAFDGREMDLLERLQPALIAVHRRTSLPGGNPLTGREAEVVRAIADGLTVPAAARRLGLAEGTVRKHLENVHRKLGTSGPVATVMRAVELGIVEVPSQRAAN; encoded by the coding sequence GTGACCATTCTGCGGACGGCGGACGATCGGGCATGGGTGCGGGCCGTGGCGGCCGAGGTGGGCGCGCTGCGCGGCCGGCCGCTGGCCGACGCCGCCATTGCCGCGATCGGTGCGCGCCTGCACACCGACCTCGCCACCTATGCCGAGCTCGACCTGGGAACTTTGCGCCTGCCGGACCTCGCCGCCGACCGCCCGGTCGACCGCGCGCTGGTGCGGCAGATGCACGACCAGCTCACCGCCCACCCGCTCTTCGCGGCCACCGTGCGCGGGTCGCATCCCTTCCCCGGCCCACCGTTGCAGGTCACCGACGTGTTGCCGGAGCGCCGGTGGCGGCAGCACGCCCTTTACCGCGAGATCCTGGCGCCGCAGGGCATCGGCCTGCACACCGTCGCCCTGGTGGTCGGTTCGCCGCCGGTGCTGCGGTTCTATCAGTTCAACCGCGACCGGGCCTTCGACGGGCGCGAGATGGACCTGCTCGAGCGGCTGCAGCCGGCGCTGATCGCCGTGCACCGCCGGACCTCGCTGCCGGGCGGCAACCCGTTGACCGGACGGGAGGCCGAGGTGGTCCGCGCCATCGCCGACGGGCTGACGGTGCCGGCCGCCGCGCGTCGACTGGGGCTGGCCGAAGGCACCGTGCGCAAGCACCTGGAGAACGTGCACCGCAAGCTGGGCACCTCCGGGCCGGTCGCCACCGTCATGCGGGCGGTGGAGCTCGGCATCGTGGAGGTGCCCAGCCAGCGGGCGGCTAACTGA
- a CDS encoding L-threonylcarbamoyladenylate synthase, with product MARYFDVHPENPAARAVGQVVGLIRDGGLIVYPTDSLYAFGCRLGNVEGVERIRRARQLDDRHHFTLVCRDFSQLGQFVQINNARFRAVRAATPGSYTFILPATREVPRRLQHPRKRTVGVRIPDHVVAQALLAELGEPLVSSSLLLPGDEEPMTQGWEIKERLDHTVDAVVDGGDCGTVPTTVVDWSDDEPVILRHGAGDPSRFE from the coding sequence GTGGCGAGGTACTTCGACGTGCATCCGGAGAACCCGGCGGCGCGGGCGGTCGGGCAGGTGGTCGGGCTGATCCGCGACGGCGGGCTGATCGTCTATCCCACCGACTCGCTCTACGCGTTCGGGTGCCGGCTCGGCAACGTCGAGGGCGTCGAGCGGATCCGCCGCGCCCGGCAGCTCGACGACCGCCACCACTTCACGCTCGTCTGCCGCGACTTCAGCCAGCTCGGCCAGTTCGTGCAGATCAACAACGCGCGGTTCCGGGCCGTGCGGGCCGCGACGCCGGGCAGCTACACGTTCATCCTCCCGGCGACCCGCGAGGTGCCGCGCCGGCTGCAGCACCCGCGCAAGCGCACGGTCGGTGTCCGCATCCCCGACCACGTCGTGGCGCAGGCGCTGCTCGCGGAGCTCGGCGAGCCGCTGGTGTCAAGCTCGCTGCTCCTGCCGGGCGACGAGGAACCGATGACCCAGGGCTGGGAGATCAAGGAACGCCTCGACCACACCGTGGACGCGGTCGTCGACGGCGGCGACTGCGGCACGGTCCCGACCACGGTGGTCGACTGGAGCGACGACGAGCCGGTCATCCTCCGCCACGGCGCCGGCGACCCGTCCCGGTTCGAGTGA
- a CDS encoding alcohol dehydrogenase catalytic domain-containing protein: MQEMKAAVVPEVDAPWELRDVPMPAAGPHQVLVRIHACGLCYTDALIARGVLSFRPFPMVLGHEGVGEVVAVGEGVTARRVGDRVGLPITQKACGRCAFCRERHPYSFVTANHCAAPVLTGVNVDGGQAEYIAADEEGTILLPDDIPYEYAAPTVCAGYTVWAALRRADPKPDARVAVLGIGGVGHLGIQFAKAAGYHVTALTHSPAKHDLARELGADEVVSDGAALEAAGGADVLLHTSPRHEVAVDALAGLRPWGKLVLMGISADDAFPLPALAVTSHSFQVIGSAHNSPEYLAEALEIVARGDVTPMVDVFPKEKVDEAYQRLLAGQLRFRGVVTY, encoded by the coding sequence ATGCAGGAGATGAAAGCAGCGGTCGTACCCGAGGTCGACGCCCCATGGGAGCTGCGCGACGTGCCGATGCCCGCGGCCGGGCCGCACCAGGTGCTCGTCCGGATCCATGCCTGCGGCCTCTGCTACACCGACGCGCTGATCGCGCGGGGTGTGCTCAGCTTCCGGCCGTTCCCCATGGTGCTCGGCCACGAGGGGGTCGGCGAGGTCGTCGCCGTGGGCGAAGGCGTGACGGCGCGCCGGGTCGGTGACCGGGTCGGCCTCCCGATCACGCAGAAGGCCTGTGGCCGGTGCGCGTTCTGCCGCGAGCGCCACCCCTACAGCTTCGTCACGGCCAACCACTGCGCGGCGCCGGTGCTCACCGGCGTCAACGTCGACGGCGGGCAGGCCGAGTACATCGCCGCCGACGAGGAGGGCACGATCCTGCTGCCCGACGACATTCCCTACGAGTACGCGGCCCCCACGGTCTGCGCCGGCTACACGGTCTGGGCGGCGCTGCGCCGGGCCGACCCCAAGCCGGACGCCCGGGTCGCCGTGCTGGGCATCGGCGGAGTCGGCCATCTCGGCATCCAGTTCGCCAAGGCGGCGGGCTACCACGTCACCGCACTGACCCACTCGCCCGCCAAGCACGACCTCGCCCGTGAGCTCGGCGCCGACGAGGTCGTGTCCGACGGTGCCGCGCTCGAGGCGGCAGGCGGCGCGGACGTGCTGCTGCACACGTCGCCGCGGCACGAGGTCGCGGTCGACGCCCTCGCGGGCCTGCGCCCGTGGGGCAAGCTGGTCCTGATGGGCATCTCGGCCGACGACGCCTTCCCGCTGCCGGCGCTGGCGGTGACGAGCCACAGCTTCCAGGTGATCGGCTCGGCCCACAACAGCCCCGAATACCTCGCGGAAGCGCTGGAAATCGTCGCCCGCGGCGACGTCACACCGATGGTCGACGTGTTCCCGAAGGAGAAGGTCGACGAGGCCTACCAGCGCCTGCTGGCCGGCCAGCTCCGCTTCCGCGGCGTCGTCACCTATTGA